The Apium graveolens cultivar Ventura chromosome 6, ASM990537v1, whole genome shotgun sequence genome contains a region encoding:
- the LOC141665984 gene encoding uncharacterized protein LOC141665984: MAGRCYGQALVMAETEPENRKKIMSLPKGQSRKKHREHLSKRARLDVNMIEDSGYGVTNADAQIQKFVESKEKTKVEPAQQTIEVDLEPGNPTRKIKIGKGLETTFQKELIDLLKEYADVFAWAPEDMPGIDESVAMHSLDVDPKHKPIKQKRRNFAPERQQAIDQEVEKLLKADIICEIKYPDWLANVVLVKKPNGKWRMCVDYTSLNSACPKDSYPLPNIDQLIDATSGHIMLSFINAFSGYNQVKMNPADIAKTAFITHRAVYAFVMMPFGLINAGATYQKMMNTIFKDQLGRNMESYVDDMISKSVTIPEHIQDLRECFDNLRKYNMKLNPEKCTFGVPSGKFLDFLVSERGIEANPEKIKAIMEMTVPRTQKDIQKLAGCLAALQRFIPKLAEKCLPFFELLKGAQNKKLIDWTSDCQTTFEEVKRHLMNTPILSKAKPGEPLYLYIAAGERAVSSALIREENGTQTQVYYVSQVMKDAETRYPNLEKFALTLVHSSRKLRQYFQGREIRVITNQPLRKIIHKPDASGRLVNWAIELSRFNIKFIPRTTIKARALAEFVMECNFPEALETPKPQSEGEKESNNRDSWTLHVDGSATAERSGAGLILSSPGGFTIQQAITFAFKAINNQAEYEALLSGIRLAKSLGVRNLTIYSDSHIVVRQTNGKYVAKDPKLARYQEMVRAILETIPDSTILQINREENTKADELSKLVQNTSDLSSSVYFEELGAPSTDRPEVLCVSSPENWMTPYIAYLKDDTLPEDQNKARYLKYKAARFFLEDNQLYRRTFSAPTLKCVDPDEADYCLREVHEGIYGDHLAAKALAYRVTRQGYYWPTIHTDSVSYVKKCSKCQKFSNVPKQGSSLPGSVLSPIPFAVWGIDIMGPFPRAKGDLRYVLVVIDYMTKWAEAKAMRTINQQDCIKFVDMIVMRISDNGP; this comes from the coding sequence ATGGCAGGGAGATGCTATGGTCAGGCACTTGTCATGGCGGAAACGGAACCGGAAAATCGGAAGAAGATAATGTCCCTACCCAAGGGACAAAGCAGAAAGAAGCATCGAGAGCACCTTAGTAAAAGGGCCCGTCTGGATGTGAATATGATTGAAGACTCCGGATATGGCGTAACCAACGCTGATGCCCAGATTCAGAAATTTGTAGAAAGCAAGGAGAAGACGAAGGTAGAACCTGCCCAGCAGACAATCGAAGTAGATTTGGAACCCGGGAACCCCACCCGGAAAATCAAGATTGGCAAAGGCCTGGAAACCACATTCCAGAAGGAGCTCATCGATCTACTAAAGGAATACGCTGACGTATTCGCTTGGGCCCCGGAAGATATGCCGGGGATTGATGAATCCGTAGCCATGCACAGCCTGGACGTAGATCCAAAGCACAAACCGATCAAGCAAAAACGGAGgaactttgccccggaaagacaacaGGCAATCGACCAAGAGGTCGAAAAGTTGTTAAAAGCAGACATAATCTGTGAAATTAAGTATCCGGATTGGCTGGCAAACGTTGTGCTGGTCAAGAAACCCAATGGAAAATGGCGAATGTGCGTGGATTATACAAGCCTCAATTCGGCGTGTCCTAAAGACTCTTACCCCCTGCCCAACATTGACCAGCTGATAGACGCGACCTCGGGCCACATAATGCTAAGTTTCATTAACGCCTTCTCGGGATACAACCAGGTCAAGATGAATCCGGCAGACATCGCGAAGACGGCATTCATCACGCACCGAGCTGTCTACGCTTTTGTTATGATGCCGTTTGGGTTAATCAACGCCGGGGCAACATACCAAAAAATGATGAATACCATCTTCAAAGATCAGTTGGGCAGGAACATGGAATcttatgttgatgatatgatcTCTAAGTCGGTCACAATCCCAGAGCACATCCAGGACCTCAGGGAGTGTTTCGACAACTTAAGGAAGTACAACATGAAGCTGAACCCGGAGAAATGCACATTCGGGGTTCCCTCCGGGAAGTTTCTTGATTTTCTGGTCAGTGAGAGAGGAATAGAAGCCAACCCAGAGAAGATCAAAGCGATAATGGAAATGACAGTCCCCCGGACTCAAAAGGACATTCAAAAGCTTGCAGGATGCCTAGCAGCACTTCAGAGATTTATCCCAAAGTTGGCAGAGAAATGCCTGCCTTTCTTCGAGCTGTTAAAAGGAGCCCAGAACAAAAAGCTGATCGACTGGACCTCGGATTGCCAAACAACGTTTGAGGAAGTCAAGCGACATCTGATGAACACACCTATTTTGTCAAAAGCAAAGCCCGGGGAACCCCTTTATCTCTACATTGCAGCCGGGGAAAGAGCGGTATCTTCCGCACTCATTCGGGAGGAAAATGGGACGCAGACCCAGGTATACTATGTAAGCCAAGTCATGAAAGACGCTGAAACCCGGTACCCAAACTTGGAAAAATTCGCACTGACTCTTGTTCACTCGAGCAGGAAGCTAAGGCAATACTTCCAAGGCCGGGAAATCAGGGTAATCACTAATCAACCACTTCGCAAAATCATCCACAAGCCAGACGCCTCCGGGAGGTTAGTCAATTGGGCAATCGAGTTGAGCCGGTTCAATATCAAATTTATCCCGAGGACAACCATAAAAGCCCGGGCGTTGGCCGAATTCGTCATGGAATGCAACTTTCCGGAAGCCCTAGAGACGCCTAAACCCCAATCCGAAGGAGAAAAAGAGTCTAACAACCGGGATTCTTGGACATTACATGTTGATGGCTCGGCTACAGCCGAAAGGTCCGGAGCCGGCCTGATCCTCTCCAGCCCGGGCGGATTCACAATCCAACAGGCCATAACCTTCGCCTTCAAAGCAATAAACAACCAGGCTGAATATGAAGCTCTACTCTCCGGAATCAGGTTAGCCAAATCCCTTGGAGTAAGGAATTTAACAATTTATAGTGATTCTCATATTGTGGTAAGGCAAACCAATGGTAAATATGTCGCAAAAGATCCCAAATTGGCCCGGTATCAGGAAATGGTTAGAGCAATCCTGGAAACCATCCCGGACTCAACCATCTTGCAGATAAACAGAGAGGAAAATACGAAAGCAGACGAACTGTCCAAGCTCGTCCAGAATACTTCAGATTTAAGCAGCTCGGTTTACTTCGAGGAGCTCGGAGCTCCCAGCACCGATCGGCCCGAGGTATTATGTGTTAGTAGCCCGGAGAACTGGATGACTCCTTACATAGCCTATCTCAAGGACGACACCCTTCCGGAAGATCAGAACAAAGCCCGGTACCTCAAATATAAGGCTGCACGCTTCTTTTTAGAAGACAATCAGCTATACCGAAGAACTTTCTCTGCACCAACTTTAAAGTGCGTTGATCCGGATGAAGCGGATTACTGTCTCCGGGAGGTACACGAGGGGATCTACGGGGATCACTTAGCCGCTAAAGCTCTAGCCTACAGGGTCACCAGACAAGGCTATTACTGGCCAACAATCCACACTGATTCAGTCTCCTATGTCAAGAAATGCAGCAAGTGCCAGAAGTTCAGCAACGTACCGAAACAAGGTTCAAGCCTCCCCGGGTCCGTTCTCTCCCCGATCCCATTTGCTGTCTGGGGAATTGACATCATGGGCCCTTTCCCTCGGGCAAAAGGGGATCTTCGTTATGTTCTGGTAGTAATAGATTATATGACTAAGTGGGCGGAGGCCAAGGCTATGAGAACCATTAACCAGCAAGACTGCATCAAGTTTGTGGACATGATTGTAATGAGAATCTCGGACAACGGGCCATAG
- the LOC141667585 gene encoding peroxidase 19-like has product MKGCDGSILISTKPGSKQWAEKDAEDNKDLAVEAFNSITKAKSLLETKCPGVVSCADILAIAARDFVHLAGGPYYPVKKGRWDGKLSLASRVNLKIPHANSTVNELIKLFASKGLTPDDLVVLSGAHTIGFSHCKNFVNRLYDYKGTKKPDPSIDPRLLKALKMSCPPFGRSGSVVAPFDVTTPFLFDNAYYQNLEAKLGLLSSDQQLFFDPRTKPMVQALAKDKQRFFQAFSAAMDKMGSIGVKRGRKHGEKRKDCSVHAF; this is encoded by the exons ATGAAGGGGTGTGATGGGTCCATATTGATATCGACCAAACCAGGAAGCAAACAATGGGCGGAGAAGGATGCGGAAGATAACAAGGACCTGGCTGTGGAGGCTTTTAATAGCATTACAAAGGCCAAATCTCTATTAGAGACCAAGTGTCCTGGTGTTGTGTCTTGTGCTGATATTCTTGCTATTGCTGCTAGAGATTTCGTCCACTTG GCAGGGGGTCCTTATTATCCGGTGAAAAAAGGCAGGTGGGACGGGAAATTGTCATTGGCATCAAGGGTAAATCTCAAGATTCCACATGCGAATTCTACTGTAAATGAACTCATCAAGCTATTTGCATCAAAAGGTTTAACACCAGATGATCTGGTAGTACTCTCCGGTGCACATACCATAGGATTTTCACATTGTAAAAACTTCGTGAATCGACTCTATGACTATAAGGGAACTAAGAAACCAGACCCTTCAATAGATCCAAGACTTCTTAAGGCCTTGAAAATGTCTTGCCCGCCATTTGGTCGTAGTGGCAGTGTCGTGGCACCATTTGATGTTACAACGCCTTTCCTATTCGACAACGCTTACTATCAAAATTTGGAAGCCAAATTAGGTTTGTTAAGTTCTGATCAGCAGCTGTTTTTTGATCCAAGAACTAAGCCTATGGTTCAAGCTTTGGCAAAAGATAAACAGCGTTTCTTCCAAGCATTTTCCGCAGCTATGGATAAAATGGGATCAATAGGTGTGAAAAGGGGAAGAAAACATGGAGAGAAAAGGAAAGATTGCAGTGTTCATGCATTTTAA